In Caldisericia bacterium, the following are encoded in one genomic region:
- the dnaK gene encoding molecular chaperone DnaK, with amino-acid sequence MGRIIGIDLGTSNSAAAAIVGGKPTIIPAAEGTSLGGKTVPSVVAFTKDGQLLVGEPARRQMALNPEGTVTGIKRKMGTDYKVKIFGKEYTPEQISAFILQKIKRDAEAFLGEKVEKAVITVPAYFNDNQRQATKNAGKIAGLEVVRLINEPTAAAFAYGLNKSEEELKILVFDFGGGTLDVTIMDFGEGVFQVISTAGDTKLGGRDMDEALMNYVIEQFKKDTGVDLREDKQALPRLREAVEKAKIELSSVLETEINLPFITSIGNEPKHLVMRISRALLEELVKPIVEKCRDPLTRALEDAKLEPKDIDKIILVGGPTRMPIVQKFIEDFFGKPPERGIDPMECVATGAAIQAGIIEGSVKQEIVLQDVTPLTLGIETLGGVFTKMIERNSPIPIKKTQIFTTAADNQTSVEIHILQGERPLAKDNVSLGRFILDGIPPAPRGVPKIEVTYEIDENGILHVTAKDLGTGKSQHITVTNAVKLSEEEVERMRKEAEKFAEEDKKRKEEIELRNTADQIIYTGRKTLRENKDKVSKDVYENAEKKINELEKLLKENKMDEVKKKIDEVNKALAKIGEEIYKKTQTQQKPPEDKNKKDKGDDKGTIDGDYEVK; translated from the coding sequence ATGGGAAGAATTATAGGAATAGACCTTGGTACATCTAACTCTGCTGCTGCAGCTATCGTTGGTGGAAAACCAACAATAATACCTGCTGCAGAAGGAACATCTCTTGGAGGAAAAACTGTTCCCTCTGTGGTTGCATTTACTAAGGATGGACAACTCCTTGTGGGAGAACCAGCGAGGAGACAGATGGCTCTAAATCCTGAAGGAACAGTTACAGGCATAAAGAGAAAAATGGGAACAGACTATAAGGTAAAGATATTTGGAAAGGAATATACACCTGAACAAATATCAGCTTTCATTCTGCAGAAGATAAAAAGAGACGCAGAGGCTTTTCTTGGGGAAAAGGTTGAAAAAGCCGTGATAACTGTACCTGCATATTTTAATGATAACCAGAGGCAGGCTACAAAGAATGCAGGAAAGATTGCAGGACTTGAGGTTGTAAGACTTATAAATGAGCCTACCGCTGCAGCTTTTGCATACGGACTTAACAAAAGTGAAGAGGAATTGAAGATCCTTGTTTTTGATTTTGGTGGTGGAACCCTTGATGTGACTATAATGGATTTTGGAGAGGGAGTGTTTCAGGTTATATCAACTGCAGGTGATACCAAACTCGGTGGAAGAGACATGGATGAGGCATTGATGAATTATGTTATTGAGCAATTTAAAAAAGACACAGGAGTTGATTTAAGAGAGGACAAGCAAGCTCTTCCAAGGTTGAGAGAAGCAGTGGAGAAGGCAAAAATTGAACTTTCCAGCGTTCTTGAAACAGAGATAAATCTCCCGTTTATAACAAGTATTGGAAATGAACCAAAGCACCTTGTTATGAGGATTTCAAGAGCTCTACTTGAGGAACTTGTGAAACCGATAGTGGAAAAATGTAGAGATCCTTTAACCCGTGCTCTTGAAGATGCTAAACTTGAACCAAAGGATATAGATAAGATAATCCTTGTGGGTGGACCTACAAGGATGCCTATTGTTCAAAAGTTCATTGAAGATTTCTTTGGTAAACCCCCTGAGAGAGGAATTGATCCAATGGAGTGTGTAGCAACTGGAGCAGCCATTCAAGCGGGGATAATAGAGGGAAGTGTTAAGCAGGAGATAGTGCTTCAGGATGTCACACCCCTTACCCTTGGAATTGAGACCCTTGGAGGAGTTTTTACAAAGATGATAGAAAGAAATTCCCCTATACCTATAAAGAAAACTCAGATCTTCACAACTGCAGCAGATAATCAAACCTCTGTAGAGATTCACATACTTCAAGGAGAGAGACCTCTCGCCAAAGACAATGTTTCCCTTGGAAGATTCATACTTGATGGAATACCACCTGCTCCAAGAGGTGTTCCAAAGATAGAGGTAACATATGAGATAGATGAGAATGGAATACTCCATGTAACTGCAAAGGATCTTGGAACCGGTAAAAGCCAACACATAACAGTGACGAATGCTGTAAAGCTTTCTGAAGAAGAGGTGGAAAGAATGAGAAAAGAGGCAGAAAAGTTTGCAGAGGAGGATAAAAAGAGAAAGGAAGAGATAGAGTTAAGGAATACTGCTGATCAGATAATTTACACTGGAAGGAAGACTCTCAGAGAGAACAAGGATAAGGTGAGTAAAGATGTCTATGAGAATGCTGAGAAAAAGATTAATGAACTTGAGAAACTCCTTAAAGAAAACAAGATGGATGAGGTAAAAAAGAAGATTGATGAGGTAAATAAGGCGCTTGCAAAGATTGGAGAGGAGATATACAAGAAAACTCAAACGCAACAGAAACCACCAGAAGACAAAAATAAAAAGGATAAAGGAGACGATAAAGGAACCATTGACGGAGACTACGAAGTTAAGTAA
- a CDS encoding nucleotide exchange factor GrpE — protein MTKREDLTPYLIEVIKDKERRIKELKEEIRALSFLIKKERRDFQYFQRKIEREEEKRKLTQRGEIISSLLNILDSFEGAKMNFKDEKLRKGLELIEKQFIDFLRNEGVEEIGKTGEPFNPNLHQVVSIDLTNDEEKDGKISVVLRKGYKIGDLLLRPAYVKVYKKEVN, from the coding sequence ATGACTAAAAGAGAGGATCTTACACCTTATCTTATTGAAGTTATAAAGGATAAGGAGAGAAGGATAAAGGAGCTTAAGGAGGAGATTAGAGCTCTTTCCTTTCTTATCAAGAAGGAAAGGAGAGATTTCCAGTATTTTCAAAGAAAAATTGAAAGAGAAGAGGAAAAAAGAAAACTGACCCAGAGAGGCGAAATAATTTCTTCTCTCCTTAACATACTTGATAGTTTTGAAGGAGCAAAGATGAATTTTAAAGACGAGAAATTAAGGAAAGGATTGGAGCTTATAGAGAAACAATTTATAGATTTCTTAAGAAATGAGGGCGTTGAGGAAATTGGAAAAACAGGAGAACCCTTTAATCCTAATCTTCATCAGGTTGTCTCCATAGATTTAACCAACGATGAAGAAAAGGATGGTAAGATAAGCGTTGTTTTAAGAAAGGGTTACAAGATAGGCGATTTACTCTTAAGACCAGCTTATGTCAAAGTATATAAGAAGGAGGTGAACTAA